From the genome of Candidatus Electrothrix communis, one region includes:
- a CDS encoding malic enzyme-like NAD(P)-binding protein — protein sequence MSEEKARKQIFTLDSQGLITTDRELLPYKQKFAQDPATLDWLREEKDGQLGNVVKKAGITVLIGTSGQPGCFSKEVVLSVLEHTDRPVIMPLSNPTDHAEAMPADIYSWTGGRALIGTGSPFPDVLYEGRAFSVAQANNVFVFPGVGLGTLVSGSRAVLPEFFTAAAGAVSSCVSPGDMQGGALLPPVTDLAEVSLKVAQAVGEAAIAAGVSRPCAFSSFQHHNDPIRLQRLIRDFRWQPTYLPLVAM from the coding sequence ATGTCGGAAGAGAAGGCTCGCAAACAGATCTTCACCTTGGATTCACAGGGCCTGATTACGACGGATCGAGAGCTTCTTCCTTATAAACAGAAATTTGCCCAGGACCCGGCAACGCTTGATTGGCTACGAGAGGAAAAGGACGGGCAGCTTGGAAATGTGGTTAAGAAGGCAGGAATTACAGTGCTGATAGGCACCTCGGGCCAGCCCGGATGCTTTAGTAAAGAGGTTGTGCTGTCAGTACTGGAGCATACTGATCGTCCGGTGATTATGCCGCTTTCCAATCCCACGGATCATGCCGAAGCTATGCCAGCAGATATCTACAGCTGGACCGGTGGACGAGCGTTAATCGGAACAGGCTCTCCTTTTCCTGATGTGCTCTATGAAGGACGGGCTTTCTCGGTGGCCCAGGCCAATAATGTTTTTGTCTTTCCAGGTGTTGGGCTAGGCACCTTGGTTTCCGGGTCCCGTGCTGTGTTGCCGGAGTTTTTTACCGCTGCTGCTGGAGCGGTCTCCTCCTGCGTGAGCCCTGGAGATATGCAGGGCGGGGCTCTGTTGCCTCCAGTGACCGACCTTGCTGAAGTCAGTCTCAAGGTTGCTCAGGCAGTTGGGGAGGCGGCGATTGCGGCGGGAGTGAGTCGGCCTTGCGCTTTTTCCAGCTTTCAGCATCATAATGATCCGATTCGCTTGCAGCGATTGATCCGTGATTTTCGTTGGCAACCAACCTATCTCCCCTTGGTTGCCATGTGA
- the maeA gene encoding oxaloacetate-decarboxylating malate dehydrogenase, with product MRSLEEQVENSRVKVEDKGSDIERFVYIRSLFDRNVTLAHALIKSDISRYMSIIYTPTVGYACQQYSSMFRSANGLHFHPGNIDQAENVLRRFQQRDIRVAVVTDNQGILGLGDQGAGGIAICLGKLMLYTQGAGIAPWHCLPISLDVGTNNEALLNDHEYLGWRHRRITGDQYIDFIQRFARAFRNVFPSALCQWEDFSKQNAFAIRDTFLHDLISFNDDIQGTGAVALAAIYTAMRIKQESLAKQKFLIHGAGAGGSVLPSRSWLPFVRKECRKRRLANRSSPWIHRA from the coding sequence GTGCGCAGCTTGGAAGAGCAGGTGGAAAACAGCCGGGTTAAGGTGGAAGATAAGGGGTCGGATATCGAGCGTTTTGTCTATATCCGTTCCCTGTTTGACCGCAATGTGACCTTGGCCCATGCCCTGATCAAGAGCGATATCAGCCGTTATATGTCCATCATCTACACGCCTACAGTGGGCTATGCCTGCCAGCAGTACTCTTCCATGTTTCGCTCGGCCAACGGGTTGCATTTTCATCCCGGCAATATTGATCAGGCGGAAAATGTTCTCCGTCGTTTTCAACAGCGGGATATTCGGGTCGCCGTGGTGACGGATAACCAGGGTATCCTCGGACTTGGTGATCAGGGCGCAGGTGGAATCGCCATCTGCCTAGGCAAGCTGATGCTCTATACCCAAGGAGCAGGAATCGCGCCGTGGCATTGCCTGCCCATTTCCTTGGATGTGGGTACTAATAATGAAGCGTTACTCAATGATCATGAATACCTGGGATGGCGGCACAGGCGGATCACTGGAGATCAATACATTGATTTTATTCAACGTTTTGCCAGGGCCTTCCGTAATGTTTTTCCCAGTGCCCTTTGTCAGTGGGAAGATTTTTCAAAGCAGAATGCCTTTGCCATCCGTGATACCTTTCTTCATGACCTGATTTCCTTTAATGATGATATCCAGGGGACCGGCGCAGTTGCCTTAGCTGCCATCTACACGGCCATGCGGATCAAGCAGGAAAGTCTGGCAAAGCAGAAGTTCCTGATCCACGGAGCAGGGGCAGGGGGATCGGTATTGCCGAGCAGATCATGGTTGCCCTTTGTGCGGAAGGAATGTCGGAAGAGAAGGCTCGCAAACAGATCTTCACCTTGGATTCACAGGGCCTGA